The Metabacillus schmidteae genome has a segment encoding these proteins:
- a CDS encoding undecaprenyl-diphosphate phosphatase, whose protein sequence is MDWIQAVILGIIQGLTEFIPISSTGHLYLGRNFFGLEEAGLFLDTMLHLGTLIALVVFYREILIKLIKNPFSRITALLVVGTIPAVITGILFSDYFDSLSKSGISIGWEFLITGLFLWFADSIKNGAKKVENISLFDSFFIGSFQALAIFPAISRSGMTIVGALLRKMDKEAAAYFSFLLSIPAICGGVIYQLKDLISGAVPQISLSSMFIATLSSAFFGYIAVRFMITFIKYRSLKIFAVYVWVLGIIIILLQQLSIF, encoded by the coding sequence ATGGATTGGATACAGGCAGTCATACTGGGAATAATTCAAGGACTAACAGAATTTATCCCAATAAGTAGCACAGGACATCTTTATTTAGGCCGAAATTTTTTCGGGTTAGAAGAAGCTGGCTTATTTCTAGATACAATGCTTCACCTAGGAACTCTTATCGCACTTGTTGTTTTTTATAGGGAAATACTTATTAAATTAATAAAAAACCCCTTTAGTCGGATAACAGCACTTTTAGTTGTTGGAACTATTCCGGCTGTTATAACTGGTATATTATTTAGTGATTATTTTGATAGCCTGTCAAAATCAGGAATCTCAATCGGTTGGGAATTTTTAATTACAGGGCTCTTTTTGTGGTTTGCTGATTCAATTAAAAATGGAGCAAAAAAGGTTGAAAACATTTCTTTATTTGATTCCTTTTTTATTGGAAGCTTTCAAGCACTAGCTATTTTTCCTGCCATCTCCCGATCGGGGATGACGATTGTAGGTGCTCTCTTAAGGAAAATGGATAAAGAAGCTGCTGCGTATTTCTCGTTTCTCTTATCTATTCCAGCTATTTGTGGTGGTGTTATTTATCAACTAAAGGATCTGATATCAGGAGCTGTCCCGCAAATTAGCCTTTCATCAATGTTTATCGCCACATTATCTTCTGCTTTTTTCGGCTATATTGCAGTCAGATTCATGATTACGTTTATCAAGTACAGATCTCTAAAAATCTTTGCTGTTTATGTATGGGTTCTAGGAATAATCATTATTCTTCTCCAGCAATTATCTATATTTTAA
- a CDS encoding TerC family protein, which produces MDVTLLLEYGWVLLVLVALEGILAADNALVMAVMVKHLPEDQRRKALFYGLAGAFVLRFGALFLISFLVNVWQVQAIGAIYLLYISINHIVKKFVIKKSEEHKVAKKESGFWGTVLKVELADLAFAVDSILAAVALAVTLPATNLPEIGGLDGGQFLVILAGGIIGIVIMRFAATYFVKLLKKKPNLETAAFLIVGWVGVKLALYTLAHPQIDVVSKHFIESATWKIIFWIVLATIAIGGWFLSKEVKEEDNEEKTLDKAKASNDY; this is translated from the coding sequence ATGGATGTAACTTTACTGTTAGAGTATGGTTGGGTGCTATTAGTATTGGTTGCCTTAGAAGGAATTTTAGCAGCTGATAATGCGTTGGTTATGGCCGTTATGGTTAAGCATTTACCGGAGGATCAAAGAAGGAAAGCTTTATTTTACGGATTGGCGGGTGCATTTGTCTTACGATTTGGTGCACTATTCCTCATCTCATTTCTTGTTAATGTGTGGCAAGTCCAGGCAATAGGAGCCATCTATCTTCTTTACATTTCAATCAATCATATTGTCAAGAAATTTGTTATTAAGAAAAGTGAGGAGCACAAGGTTGCAAAAAAAGAATCAGGATTTTGGGGTACAGTCTTAAAGGTAGAACTTGCAGACTTAGCTTTTGCGGTAGACTCAATCTTGGCTGCAGTAGCACTTGCCGTAACACTACCCGCCACAAATTTACCTGAAATTGGTGGTCTTGATGGAGGTCAATTCCTCGTTATATTAGCTGGTGGTATTATCGGAATTGTGATAATGAGATTTGCTGCAACGTATTTTGTTAAACTTTTAAAGAAAAAACCGAATCTAGAAACTGCTGCATTTTTAATTGTTGGTTGGGTAGGTGTGAAGTTAGCTTTATATACACTTGCACATCCTCAAATTGATGTGGTATCGAAACACTTTATTGAATCTGCCACGTGGAAAATAATTTTCTGGATCGTACTTGCAACAATTGCAATTGGTGGGTGGTTCCTATCCAAAGAAGTAAAAGAAGAAGACAATGAAGAAAAAACTTTAGATAAAGCCAAAGCAAGTAATGATTATTAA
- a CDS encoding alpha/beta-type small acid-soluble spore protein, protein MARSSNKLLVPGIEQALDQIKYEIAQEFGVHLGSDTVSRANGSVGGEITKRLVAQAQSQLNGK, encoded by the coding sequence ATGGCTAGAAGTAGTAATAAATTACTTGTCCCAGGGATTGAACAGGCTCTGGATCAAATTAAATATGAAATTGCACAAGAATTTGGCGTGCATTTAGGATCAGACACTGTTTCTCGTGCAAATGGATCAGTAGGCGGAGAAATTACAAAACGTCTTGTAGCACAGGCGCAGTCACAGTTAAACGGAAAATAA
- a CDS encoding DNA ligase D translates to MLPTLHTEIPTGSDWVYETKYDGFRSLLVVTDSSIDIMSRNEKSLNKQFPEIIYQVERIRDELRPHLPLILDGEIVYLTSTHFSDFEQLQIRGRLKNLDKIEIEFKKHPCCFLAFDLVKLNGKSLSTDSLKERKLMLQKLFKTLKLDNEVSPLSPNHLQYVPYTTNYSKLWEEMRLEDGEGILAKHLKSKWEEGLRTQKWLKIKNYKYANFFITGYDKENGYFHVGVFQNSHIVQAGVFSHGISASEREALLTIVRENKKNETASFIEIGPAIVVEIQFLSLYKNQLREPSFSTFRFDVDIDDCTWDMLLIKTAPIHEEISITHPDKPLWEKVDVKKEKFLSYLFQISPFMLPFLKNRLLTVIRFPHGMYGEAFYQKNSPDYAPSFIKTKQHENIDYIICQDLSTLMWLGNQLAFEYHIPFQTIDTPHPTEIVFDLDPPSRDSFSLAIKAAFEMKKIFDQFQLKTFPKLSGNKGLQIHIPISKNSLTYEETRVFTEFIANYLVTSFPEDFTIERMKKNRGSRLYIDYIQHAEGKTIIAPYSLRGKKEGAFIASPLFWDEINEELSVEQFTMDKVLNRSKTIGCPFHNYFESPQDKTLRTLIEQINNAK, encoded by the coding sequence ATGCTTCCGACTTTACATACCGAAATACCTACAGGGTCAGACTGGGTTTACGAAACAAAATATGATGGATTTCGATCTCTCTTAGTTGTGACGGATTCTTCAATTGATATAATGAGCCGGAATGAAAAATCATTAAATAAACAATTCCCTGAAATCATTTACCAAGTAGAGAGAATCCGAGATGAGTTAAGACCACATCTTCCCTTAATTTTAGATGGTGAAATTGTCTACCTGACATCAACACATTTCTCTGATTTTGAGCAACTTCAAATAAGAGGCAGATTAAAAAATTTAGATAAAATTGAAATTGAATTTAAAAAGCATCCTTGTTGTTTTCTTGCTTTTGACCTTGTCAAATTAAATGGAAAAAGTCTTTCCACTGATTCACTTAAAGAGCGGAAATTAATGCTTCAAAAGTTATTTAAAACACTAAAGTTAGACAATGAGGTGAGCCCTCTCTCCCCCAATCATCTACAGTATGTTCCTTATACAACGAACTATTCTAAGTTATGGGAAGAAATGCGGCTTGAAGATGGAGAAGGTATACTCGCCAAACATTTAAAAAGTAAATGGGAAGAAGGACTGCGTACACAAAAATGGTTAAAAATTAAAAACTACAAATATGCTAACTTTTTTATTACCGGCTACGACAAAGAAAATGGCTATTTTCATGTCGGTGTTTTTCAGAATAGTCATATTGTCCAAGCAGGAGTGTTTTCACATGGTATTTCCGCAAGCGAACGTGAAGCACTTCTTACAATTGTGCGGGAAAATAAAAAAAACGAAACAGCATCTTTTATTGAAATAGGACCGGCTATTGTTGTAGAAATTCAATTTTTATCTCTTTATAAAAACCAATTACGTGAACCATCGTTTTCGACGTTTCGATTTGATGTTGATATCGACGATTGCACTTGGGATATGTTATTAATTAAAACTGCTCCTATTCATGAAGAAATATCAATCACACATCCTGATAAACCCTTATGGGAAAAAGTTGATGTGAAAAAAGAGAAATTTTTAAGTTATCTTTTTCAAATATCACCTTTTATGCTTCCATTTTTAAAAAATCGCTTGTTAACTGTTATTCGATTTCCACATGGTATGTATGGTGAAGCATTTTATCAAAAAAACAGTCCTGATTACGCACCTTCTTTTATCAAAACTAAGCAACATGAAAATATCGATTATATTATTTGTCAAGATCTTTCCACCTTGATGTGGCTTGGAAATCAGCTTGCATTTGAGTACCATATCCCTTTTCAGACAATTGATACACCACATCCAACTGAAATCGTATTTGACCTTGATCCACCTTCCAGAGATTCTTTTTCGTTAGCGATAAAAGCAGCATTTGAAATGAAGAAAATATTTGATCAATTTCAATTAAAAACATTTCCGAAATTATCGGGCAACAAGGGATTACAAATTCATATTCCCATTTCTAAAAATTCACTAACATATGAAGAAACTCGTGTTTTCACTGAGTTTATTGCTAATTATCTAGTGACAAGTTTTCCTGAAGATTTTACAATTGAGCGAATGAAGAAAAATCGTGGCAGTCGACTTTATATTGACTATATTCAACATGCAGAGGGCAAAACTATTATCGCTCCCTATTCTCTCCGTGGAAAAAAAGAAGGAGCATTCATTGCTTCACCACTTTTTTGGGATGAAATCAATGAAGAGTTATCAGTCGAACAATTCACCATGGACAAAGTTCTCAACCGATCAAAAACAATTGGATGCCCTTTTCATAACTATTTTGAATCACCTCAGGATAAAACACTACGGACATTAATTGAACAAATAAATAATGCAAAATAG
- a CDS encoding TrkH family potassium uptake protein has product MNKLKQRIQSLTPVQLIVSYYFLAVTVSVLLLSLPIAHKPGVDFSFIDRLFTAVSAVSVTGLTVVSTSDTFSVPGIFILAFVLQFGGIGIMTLGTFVWLIMGKKIGLKERQLIMADQNQVNLSGIVNLIRQIIVLILLIEFLGGIILGTYFLKYYPTWQEAYLQGFFTSISATTNGGFDITGQSMIPFAHDYFIQFIVMILIVLGAIGFPVLIEVKDFLFNKNKRHRFTLFTKLTTITFFALILFGTIAIAILEYSYFFKDKEWHEIFFYSLFQSTATRSGGLATMNVSLFTETTILILCALMFIGASPSSVGGGIRTTTFALNLLFLFHFARGHKAIKIFKRELHPEDLNKSVVVTMMAFLICFTSVVILSITEPFPFVSILFEVCSAFGTTGLSIGITPELSTIGKIIIMVLMFIGRIGILTFLYLLGTKEKKDNFHYPKERVIIG; this is encoded by the coding sequence ATGAACAAACTAAAGCAAAGAATACAGTCACTTACTCCTGTACAATTGATTGTTTCGTATTACTTTTTAGCAGTGACAGTTTCAGTTTTGTTGCTTAGCTTACCAATTGCTCATAAGCCTGGAGTTGATTTTTCTTTTATTGACAGACTTTTTACTGCAGTTAGTGCTGTCAGTGTAACTGGTCTAACGGTTGTGTCTACTTCAGATACATTTAGTGTGCCGGGTATATTTATATTGGCCTTTGTTTTGCAATTTGGTGGAATTGGAATCATGACACTTGGAACATTTGTGTGGCTTATTATGGGTAAAAAGATTGGCCTTAAAGAACGTCAACTTATCATGGCTGATCAAAATCAGGTTAACTTATCAGGAATTGTGAATCTTATTCGACAAATTATTGTACTTATCCTTTTAATTGAATTTCTAGGGGGGATAATATTAGGGACATATTTTCTGAAATATTACCCAACTTGGCAAGAAGCTTATTTACAAGGGTTTTTCACATCAATAAGTGCAACGACTAATGGAGGTTTTGATATAACAGGGCAATCAATGATTCCGTTTGCTCACGATTATTTTATACAGTTTATTGTCATGATTTTAATTGTGTTAGGGGCAATTGGTTTTCCAGTTCTAATTGAGGTTAAGGATTTTTTATTTAATAAGAATAAAAGACATCGATTTACATTATTCACCAAACTAACAACAATAACATTTTTTGCATTGATTTTGTTTGGGACAATTGCTATTGCCATATTAGAATACTCATACTTCTTTAAGGATAAAGAGTGGCATGAAATATTCTTTTATTCACTATTTCAATCAACTGCTACTAGAAGTGGCGGGTTAGCAACAATGAATGTAAGTTTATTTACTGAAACAACTATTTTAATATTATGTGCATTAATGTTTATCGGAGCATCTCCTAGTTCGGTTGGAGGAGGAATTCGTACAACGACTTTTGCGTTAAATTTATTATTCCTTTTCCATTTTGCAAGAGGACACAAAGCAATTAAAATATTCAAACGGGAGTTACATCCGGAAGACCTTAATAAGTCAGTTGTCGTTACAATGATGGCATTCTTAATATGCTTTACTTCAGTTGTCATTTTATCGATAACAGAACCTTTCCCATTTGTTTCTATTTTATTTGAAGTATGCTCTGCCTTCGGAACAACGGGATTATCAATTGGAATTACCCCGGAACTTAGTACAATAGGAAAAATAATCATCATGGTCTTAATGTTTATTGGTCGTATTGGGATATTAACATTCCTGTATCTATTAGGAACGAAAGAGAAAAAAGATAATTTTCATTATCCAAAGGAAAGAGTTATTATTGGTTAA
- a CDS encoding D-glycero-alpha-D-manno-heptose-1,7-bisphosphate 7-phosphatase, with protein sequence MNKAVFLDRDGVINEVLSSRVKFVNKPEQMYLLDRVGEGIKLLNDAGYLVFVVTNQGGVGLGYMKENNLKKVHEKMKKEIAKSGGKIDDIIYCPHKPNAGCACRKPEPEMLLTLAQKHQVSLHESFMVGDRDVDILAGKQAGTKTILIGNEEGLADIRFPTLYDAASWITTEQ encoded by the coding sequence ATGAATAAAGCTGTTTTTCTAGATCGAGACGGTGTCATAAATGAGGTATTAAGTAGTAGGGTGAAATTTGTTAACAAACCGGAACAAATGTATTTATTAGATAGAGTTGGAGAAGGGATTAAGCTGCTAAATGATGCAGGCTATCTCGTATTTGTTGTAACAAATCAAGGTGGAGTTGGTTTAGGTTATATGAAGGAAAATAATCTAAAAAAGGTGCATGAAAAAATGAAAAAAGAGATAGCAAAGAGTGGAGGAAAGATAGATGACATTATCTATTGTCCACATAAACCTAATGCAGGGTGTGCTTGTCGAAAGCCAGAACCAGAAATGCTTCTTACGTTGGCGCAAAAACACCAAGTTTCTTTACATGAAAGCTTTATGGTGGGTGATCGGGATGTTGATATTCTAGCGGGGAAACAGGCAGGAACGAAAACCATTCTAATTGGTAATGAAGAAGGTTTAGCTGATATCCGATTTCCGACCTTATACGATGCAGCAAGCTGGATTACGACTGAGCAATGA
- the sigI gene encoding RNA polymerase sigma factor SigI: MLSLLFKLGKKKRTLEETVLQIQKGDIHLQNELIEQYKPFVAKTVSSVCKRYISENDDEFSIGLIAFNDAIEKYSTDKGSSLLAFAELVIKRKVIDYIRKEARHPYTVHLELQEHEEGEYSQSKIESDLSVEEYTKALEQEHRKEEIIYFQHCLNDFQLTFAEIVEQSPKHFDARQNAMLVATELVNDEKLRNILFTKRQLPVKQLEAKVSVSRKTIERNRKYIIAMAIILSGNFVYLKEYIKGVLDS; the protein is encoded by the coding sequence ATGCTTAGCCTTTTGTTTAAATTAGGTAAAAAGAAGCGAACATTAGAAGAAACAGTTCTCCAAATACAAAAGGGAGATATACACTTACAAAATGAACTAATTGAACAATATAAACCATTTGTTGCTAAAACAGTCTCATCTGTTTGTAAACGATATATTAGTGAAAACGATGATGAATTTAGTATAGGTCTTATTGCGTTTAATGATGCTATTGAGAAATATTCGACTGATAAAGGGAGTTCATTATTAGCTTTTGCAGAGCTTGTGATTAAAAGGAAAGTAATTGACTATATCCGAAAGGAAGCTCGTCATCCATATACGGTCCATCTTGAGCTGCAAGAGCATGAAGAGGGTGAATATTCCCAGAGTAAAATTGAATCGGACTTATCAGTTGAGGAATATACAAAAGCACTTGAACAGGAACATCGTAAAGAAGAAATTATTTATTTTCAGCACTGCTTAAATGACTTTCAATTAACTTTTGCTGAAATCGTTGAACAATCACCCAAGCATTTTGATGCCAGACAAAATGCGATGTTAGTCGCGACTGAATTGGTAAATGATGAAAAACTAAGAAATATCCTTTTTACCAAAAGACAGCTGCCGGTTAAACAACTTGAAGCTAAAGTTTCAGTAAGTCGTAAAACAATCGAGAGAAATAGAAAATACATCATAGCTATGGCTATCATTCTTTCAGGAAATTTCGTCTATTTAAAAGAATATATAAAAGGGGTGCTGGATTCATGA
- a CDS encoding DUF1836 domain-containing protein produces the protein MSFQLTRVQMTKLLYALKGESTQTPLHIVEEALKNSISVEQNIPSFILKASKKKSQLKYGLSTNEIVSLANLCELTSLKSTSIQNWIKRDVKELIGQPELGKKYSIDQAAMLLIVKDLKVIFDFERIRNILTELFNTLSDRSDDLISPISFYELYGSVLESLDSFSERDIELEERINRQIKLPRKISSNLTEEQCNSIRRIIVTTVLSVIASHIQTRAQIYLNEI, from the coding sequence ATGTCATTCCAATTAACACGCGTGCAAATGACAAAGCTATTATATGCTTTAAAAGGAGAGTCAACGCAAACTCCATTACATATAGTCGAAGAAGCTTTAAAAAATTCCATTTCTGTTGAACAGAACATTCCGAGTTTCATACTTAAGGCCAGTAAAAAGAAAAGCCAATTAAAATATGGTTTATCTACAAATGAAATTGTATCTTTAGCTAATCTGTGTGAATTAACTTCTCTAAAGTCTACCTCTATTCAAAATTGGATTAAACGTGATGTAAAAGAATTAATTGGCCAACCGGAGCTTGGTAAAAAATATTCAATTGATCAAGCAGCTATGCTATTAATTGTCAAAGATCTAAAAGTAATTTTTGATTTTGAACGAATCCGTAATATTCTAACAGAACTATTTAACACTCTTTCAGATCGTAGTGATGATTTAATAAGCCCTATCTCTTTTTATGAATTATATGGATCAGTTCTGGAGAGCCTAGACTCTTTTTCAGAAAGAGATATAGAACTGGAAGAACGTATAAATCGTCAAATAAAGCTTCCGCGAAAGATTTCCTCAAACCTAACGGAAGAGCAATGTAATTCGATTCGCAGGATTATTGTGACTACAGTATTATCGGTAATAGCTTCACATATCCAGACAAGGGCACAGATTTATTTAAATGAAATCTAA
- a CDS encoding anti-sigma-I factor RsgI family protein, whose amino-acid sequence MKRGVVVELDDDFVTLLTPDGKFLRTLNKEGNYELGEEISFFPLADKREEAATRTKRAGNRILFNHLRTRTARIGALSAVAIIFFMISFLPFLNNDKVYAYMSIDINPSFEVSLDNHLKVISLVPLNDEANNIMDSLANWQEKPLNEIVQVIINECKSDGYVYPGKEIVITTVMNETDKKIEQQLEENLTKISSTVEEEEMIVKTMESDKETREKAQKQGVSTGKYLELVEQQVESKEKDDSTQSDATPVPIVPEKKETNTNTSSQVKEQTNTKPVNNNSVQRELKSETKEKLDKAKQKIKENAQKNQHKRNENIQNNNKQTVRVKQEERKENRNERNREWNSKKDRDNENDQDHWNEDRDNDKNGRKEYNRGKNNNGGHNKEDRKQAKNDREDD is encoded by the coding sequence ATGAAAAGAGGGGTCGTCGTAGAGCTCGATGATGACTTTGTTACATTGCTTACCCCAGATGGGAAATTTTTAAGAACGTTAAATAAAGAGGGAAATTATGAATTAGGTGAAGAAATTTCTTTTTTTCCTTTAGCGGATAAACGTGAAGAAGCTGCAACAAGAACAAAAAGGGCAGGCAATAGAATCTTATTTAATCATTTACGTACTCGTACAGCTAGGATTGGGGCTTTATCAGCAGTTGCCATCATATTTTTTATGATTAGTTTTCTACCTTTTTTAAATAATGATAAAGTCTACGCATACATGTCAATTGATATAAATCCCAGCTTTGAAGTTAGTCTAGATAATCATTTAAAGGTTATTTCATTAGTACCGCTTAATGACGAGGCAAATAATATTATGGATAGCCTTGCTAATTGGCAGGAAAAACCTCTTAATGAAATTGTGCAAGTTATTATAAATGAATGTAAGTCAGATGGATACGTTTATCCCGGAAAAGAAATTGTTATCACTACGGTAATGAATGAGACTGATAAGAAAATTGAACAACAATTGGAAGAAAATCTGACAAAAATTAGTTCAACGGTAGAAGAAGAAGAAATGATCGTAAAAACAATGGAATCAGATAAAGAAACTAGAGAAAAAGCACAAAAACAAGGGGTTTCGACCGGTAAATATTTAGAGCTTGTTGAGCAGCAAGTAGAATCTAAAGAAAAAGATGATTCAACACAGAGTGATGCTACACCTGTACCAATTGTTCCAGAAAAGAAAGAAACAAACACAAACACATCAAGTCAAGTAAAGGAACAGACGAACACTAAACCTGTTAATAACAACTCTGTGCAAAGGGAATTGAAATCAGAAACAAAAGAAAAGCTGGATAAAGCAAAGCAAAAGATTAAAGAGAATGCTCAAAAAAATCAACATAAAAGAAATGAGAATATACAAAATAACAACAAGCAAACTGTAAGGGTCAAGCAGGAGGAACGTAAGGAAAATCGCAACGAAAGAAATAGGGAATGGAATAGTAAAAAAGACCGTGATAATGAGAACGATCAGGATCATTGGAATGAAGATCGGGATAATGATAAAAATGGTCGTAAGGAATACAATCGAGGAAAAAATAATAACGGTGGGCATAACAAAGAAGATAGAAAACAAGCAAAAAATGATCGTGAAGACGATTAA
- the ku gene encoding non-homologous end joining protein Ku, whose product MHTMWKGSISFGLVNIPIKLYAATEDKDIKLRTLHKKCHSPIQYEKKCPNCDEEVKADEIVKGYEYVKGKYVVLTEEELKEIKDEHEDKTVEIIDFVKMEDIDPIYFSRSYFIGPGENGGKAYGLLREALTKSGKIGIAEITIRSKQQLAMVRVYQNCIVMETVHYPDEVRNVKEVPSVPENVEVGEKELDTAIMLIDQLTTTFEPEKYKDDYRLALQELIERKVNQDEGKTPTEAAPRQNVVDLMSALQASIEKTKKPQTKAKPKAKPVKAVGDDSSSPTPTSTVGTTGKKTKTVRKKA is encoded by the coding sequence ATGCATACAATGTGGAAAGGCTCCATTAGTTTCGGTTTAGTGAACATACCCATTAAACTTTATGCAGCAACAGAGGACAAGGATATTAAACTTAGAACTCTTCATAAGAAATGTCATAGCCCTATTCAATATGAAAAAAAATGTCCGAATTGTGATGAAGAAGTTAAAGCAGATGAAATTGTGAAGGGCTATGAGTATGTAAAAGGAAAATATGTTGTCCTAACAGAAGAGGAACTAAAGGAAATAAAAGATGAGCACGAAGATAAAACTGTTGAAATTATTGATTTTGTTAAAATGGAGGATATTGATCCTATCTATTTCAGCCGTTCTTATTTTATTGGTCCTGGAGAAAATGGTGGAAAAGCATATGGACTGCTCAGAGAGGCACTAACAAAATCAGGAAAAATAGGCATTGCTGAAATTACGATCCGTTCAAAGCAGCAGCTTGCAATGGTACGAGTTTATCAAAATTGCATTGTAATGGAGACAGTTCATTATCCGGACGAAGTAAGAAACGTTAAAGAAGTCCCGAGTGTTCCTGAAAATGTAGAGGTCGGAGAAAAAGAACTTGATACAGCTATTATGCTTATTGATCAGTTAACCACAACCTTTGAGCCTGAAAAATATAAAGATGATTATCGATTGGCTTTACAAGAACTTATCGAGAGAAAAGTGAATCAAGATGAAGGTAAAACACCAACTGAAGCAGCACCGCGTCAAAATGTTGTAGATTTAATGAGCGCTCTTCAAGCAAGTATTGAAAAAACAAAAAAACCACAAACAAAAGCAAAACCAAAGGCGAAGCCAGTGAAAGCTGTTGGAGATGACAGTTCATCACCAACACCAACTAGCACTGTCGGAACGACCGGAAAGAAAACAAAAACAGTCCGTAAAAAAGCTTAA
- the htpX gene encoding protease HtpX: MVKRIFLFLLSNILVITTIGIVLSLLNISPYQTVGGGLDLVNLLIFSAVVGFTGSFVSLAMSRWMAKMMMGVKVLNPDSSLSPAERELVERVHRLSRAAGLTKMPQVGIYQSPEVNAFATGPSKRRSLVAVSTGLLHEMDNDAIEGVLAHEVAHIANGDMVTMTLLQGIVNTFVVFLARIAAWLVSRFVREDLAPIVHFVAVIIFQLVFSILGSLVVFAFSRYREFHADRGGADLAGKDKMIHALRSLKLYSQRVRDDQASLSTLKINSKKGLSLFSTHPDLDDRINRLEAK; the protein is encoded by the coding sequence ATGGTGAAAAGAATTTTTCTTTTTCTTTTATCGAATATTTTAGTTATCACTACGATCGGTATTGTTCTATCTCTATTGAATATTTCGCCCTATCAAACAGTTGGTGGCGGCCTGGATTTAGTTAATCTCCTTATCTTTAGCGCTGTTGTTGGTTTTACAGGTTCATTTGTGTCATTGGCGATGTCACGCTGGATGGCCAAAATGATGATGGGTGTTAAGGTGTTAAATCCTGATAGCTCGCTCTCCCCGGCAGAAAGAGAGTTAGTGGAGAGAGTTCATCGACTTTCAAGAGCAGCTGGCCTTACAAAAATGCCTCAAGTTGGAATTTATCAATCTCCAGAGGTTAATGCATTCGCAACAGGTCCGTCAAAGCGTCGCTCATTGGTAGCTGTATCGACAGGACTTTTACATGAAATGGACAATGATGCGATTGAAGGTGTTTTAGCACATGAGGTAGCTCATATTGCAAACGGTGATATGGTAACGATGACCCTATTACAAGGAATTGTTAATACATTTGTTGTATTTTTAGCTCGAATTGCTGCATGGCTAGTTTCAAGATTTGTTAGAGAGGATTTAGCACCAATTGTTCACTTTGTAGCTGTCATCATCTTCCAATTGGTTTTTTCAATTCTTGGCAGTTTAGTGGTTTTTGCATTCTCAAGATATCGTGAATTCCATGCTGATAGAGGTGGAGCAGATTTAGCCGGAAAGGATAAAATGATTCATGCTCTCCGTTCACTAAAGCTTTATTCACAACGTGTAAGGGACGATCAAGCCTCTTTATCTACATTAAAGATTAACAGTAAAAAAGGTTTGTCTTTATTTTCTACACATCCTGATTTAGATGATCGAATAAACAGATTAGAAGCGAAATAA